ACAGGATAAAAATTCACTGGGCCGCATATACTGAGGAAGGGTCCACAAATATATGCATTCCCCTTCTGCATGACTAAAAAAATTGGTTACACAAATTTATCATCCGAACAGTCAGATAAATGGGAACAAGCAAAGTAATGGCTCACACATATGTATATGAACGTGACTAGAAAACTAGTCCCAAAGGTCAGTTACAAAAGAATCTTATGGAAGAGGGGCTTACTGAATTAACAGGGGAAGAATGCTGAACTTGATGCTGGTACGAGGCAGAATTCGTAACACCTGACCCATCAACTCTAGAATTAGTAACCCCTGACACATCAACTCTGCATGTTGAAACCACCTGACCTGTACCACCATTAACAGATTCAATATCACTCAATATCACGAGTGCAACAATTAAAAAATTCGCCCTAAACGTGAACATGACCCACTAACTCTGCACATCCCATATCAACAACTGACACAAGTGTTAGTCAAGGGAGACCCAGAGCCTAGGTGAATGACCAGATATCTAAGTTATGGGTCAAATTTAGCCAAAAGAAGGAACCTCATCGAGATAATCTTATGATGAAATATAACtatagcaagaaataaagaatatGGTTGTACTTCTCAAATATCACCTTTCTCAACAAATGGGGCCTTGAAACTGATAACATATTCTGGAAAAATGTGAGTGTTCATATTCACATTCCATATTATGTAATGCTTGGGATCTTGTAAGTCATCTACCCCGCTATCGAAGTTTTCACTACTTGGGTGGAACTGTTCAGATCCAGGTTGAACAAGTTCCATATTTCCCATTATAACACGGCACAACAACATATACTGTACACCATTTTCGTCAACATCATTATAACTTGAACTGTaaagacaacaacaaaatatgaGAAGAAAAAATCTCGAGATATATATTATACATTTCAGTGGATAAGAGCAAATATTAAGACAAAATAGGAGCATGgaacatggtaatatcttggaGCTGCCAAACCCAACAGTCCTGTAACAGAGGTCTCGTACCAAAATATACAAACAGTCTCATTAAGATCTCCACATTCTAGAGAATAAATATGCACGGACACGGAGAGTAAATATAAGCCATATGTAGTTGGAAGCTTCTCTCCCACATGGGACCAATGAAgtgtaaaaaaaaatctattgacCACAACAACAAGCAAAGAAATTTAGCAGAAACAAGAAACACACCTGACATCTGCAGAAAGATTAACACCAAAGCCATATGTAGGCTTAGTTTTAGCCAGTCCCCCCATACTAACCAGTCCATCCATCCCTAGACCATGAGTGAGTATCCGGGATGAAGCTTCCTTGGAAGAAGCAAGCCAAGCAAATCTAACATTTGCATTGCCCCGATACTTCCTAGTGATCTCTATCTGCTTTTGAAAGAGCTCCAACCTTGCTAATGCAGAGATACTTGAACCACGACGCATCTCAAGTATATTTTGTGCACAAAAGGATGAACCCATACCCTCGAGGAACATGTGCTGCACGGAATCCAAGGACAACTTCCCCTGCATAGACTCTAGAGAAGCATTTTGCCAGTTAGATGTTGCATCAGGCAACTTGTTTTCCCCAATTACCTCCTTCAAATCAGCAATGTTGTCAATGTTGTCATCCTGTTCCATCTCATAATGTTTGCTGACAGGTTTTCCATCAACTTTAAGCCTCTTAACATAAGTGTTAGACTCTTCAATGCATTCTACCATCTTCGAGCTATCAACTCCAGTTAGTTCAATCTCCAGTTGCAATTTTATTTCACGCATCCCGTTTGGCTCTGAATAAAAATATGTTCCATCTTTTTCATTTGCAGCCTGAGCACAATCATGTAACTCGTTGGCATCAGTATATAATTCGGGAAAGAAACAACTGCCCTCCTCATCAATCCATGCAATCGGATTCTGTAAACCCGTCTTCAAATCAATTTGAACCATGTGAAGGAAGTCCAAAACCGAACGTTGACCCTTGAACTCCACTTCTATGGCCGCCTTCTTTACCCGGAAATCTTCTTTGACCAATCCAATAAAACCTTCAGGAAAATCAGCCCAGTCACCATTGTAATACATCAAACGCTGAGGCAATCCACTCTTCATAAAATTTGAATAGTTCTTCAGCAATGATTTCTTAAAATGGGATCCACAACTGTTTTTGCATCCACTAGACCTCGTCCGCTTACGAAGCCTCTTGGGAGGCGATAGTGCGGGAAACTGCCGTGCAGCCATTCGAGCGGCTCCAGTAAATTGTGCTGCACATTGAGCTGCACGCTTCCGCTTTAAATCAACCACTATAGTTTGTCCATTACCCAACACCTTTGCGCTCCTCACGTCCATTTTTCTTTACTGTAGTAATTCCTATGCACAGATCTAactccaaaagtccaaaaactaCCCTACTGTACAACTCCTACTCTAAAAAAACCCAAACAAAACCATGCCAAGGAAGCTAATGTGCATGTGGTCCTGAAAAATTTAGTAGCCAATAATTTATACATTTTTTATTGTTTCAACAAAGATACTACAACAGCTTACCAAGTATAAAACAAAACAGATAAAGCAAACAGTTAAGCTTAGATTACAATTATGCGTTCATTCGCAGAACCGTTTCAGGGTATTGAAAATATCTTAGCATGAGAGAAATCCATGGAATCTTTAAGAAGCCTCATGGTTGAATAACTAATTAATTGAAGTATCAGCCTCATGGTTGATTAAATAATTGAAAGAACTGAGAGTTGATTAGCCTCCGGGTACAAGAGAAAAGGCCTTCTCCCCAAAGTTGGTGTTTCCCTAAGCCAATCACCAAATTATACCAAAAGAAAATATGATTTACCAAATGGTCAGTCAGAAGGTGCAAAAACATCTAAATCTTTAAGCTAGCAAAATCATTTTTGGTATCATGTCCAACAAATGTACGATGCTTATAACATTCTGGTGGCAGAAGATTATGCCTGATTAAGATACCGATTATGCCAGGAATAATTTTGAACCCTCCCTAAACTTTCTCTTCAATGTTACTAGTTACGCTGATTAAAGATTGGGTCTTACTACAAGTACCCAATCAATGCATAAAGATCACAATAATTTTGACGATGCACATACTCATttgaaatcaaacaaaataaagaacAGCACTGTTAAACCATCTTAAGAGCATCTTTGACACAAACTGCAACCAGAATACATACCATTATTCTGCTGCTAGTACTGCTAGTGTTCATATTGTACAAGTATTATTTCTCCTTCCCTGACCTCAAGAAAACAGACAACCCaaacaaattttctttttctcagtccacaaattaaagaaaaaaaaattgtaaattcTTCAGAATAGTTCACACCTCATGCAGAACCAACATAAACTAAAACATACGACGACAACAAAAAACGGTCAAAACTCCATTAATCTTCAACAGCGTACATATGAATTCTTTTAGAAAATATACAGAAACCCTATTCATGTGGTTGACCGTTACAGTGTAGATCAAAGAGAATTGTGGGTTAATTGCAAAATCCAAACAAAATCACCACACTTCCAGCTCCTCACAactcaattaatcaattttgttttcaaaatcagaagaaaaaaacatctcataaacaacCGACCTAACAATAAAGGACTGAAAAACAGATCTAACAACAAGAATAGAATCTTATTAAATAGACATCCTAGCAAATAACTAGATCCCATTGATAACACtaagaaaaatcaaaaccctaataaaacTTGAAAACGAAAACCTATGAAATCCTTAGGAGAAGAGAAAAAAGGTCAACTAAATTACCTGTTAATGATATTGATCGTTAAAgcgtcaaaattagggtttgaatcacaaatttcatgaagaaaattcgaagaagaagaagaatgatagATTAGGTTTTAAGTTTTTTCTCTCTTAAAAAAATCTTACAGATTGACACAAACTTCTTCCCTGTTTCTCTCTCCTAGCACACGAAAACGAGGATTACTGAGAAGATGTTTTGACGCCGTTTGTTAACGTCCTCGCTAAGTCGGCGTTTTTAGTCTAGCACTACGCGTCGTTTCTTGCGCTAAAAGAAAGATTTCGACACGTGTTTGGATCTTGTTTGACAACCTTAACTTGACGATCAAGATTTTccgtttgtttttctctttttctttttacaaaGGAAAATAGGGATGCTGCTGGTGCTATGGCTAATGCCATAGGCGGTATATGGGTCACCCTTTTCCGGATTCACATTACATCACATTACATTACAGTagaactctataaattaatgttgtcgggaccatcaaaatttattaattaagcgaAATATTAATTAACCGATACGGTTCGCAAGCTATAACTCCAAAGGTGTTGCTATCCATCCATAAAaactcatcaaaacaaaagtaacacaaaaacctcaaaaaaacaaaagtaacacaaaaattccaaaaactttgatgaaaccaattttgaaatttggggtttttgtatcaatttttaaaattttggggtttttgtgtcgattttgtttaagatggagttttaatggatcccaacatttgaacggggattttgtaccacaagtttggtatGACTAGTTCTGTAGCCGAAAGTATTAATTTATAGAtaaatttcatatcaaataattaGTTTTCATACAAACAAAATACCATATCATATCTTTTATACTTCTTATATAaatacaaaactagtcataaaaacccaaggtgaccaaacttgtggtacaaaaacctcactcaaatgttgggatctattaaaactccatcgtaaacaaaattgatacaaaaaccccaaatttttaaaaattgatacaaaaaccccaaatttcaatattggtttcatcaaattttatgaaaccaatattaaaatttggggtttttgtgttacttttgttttttgggggtttttgtgttacttttgttttcatgggttttttgtggatggatagtgacacctttggggttataactcgcggaccgatataaatacaatatcaatatcaaatcatatttttataaaaataatattcaatcatatttttaatttcttatataaacacaaCATCAATAGATGTATATGTTTGAGAAatatattatttaagagagtttattaaataatcgagtattaattaaaagagtttctacTATATATGTTTGAGaaatttcctgtttagtccactaaacccaACCCAGATTAATGTGTAAGTCCAGGGGGAGAATACATTTAATAGCTGGTCCAAAAAACATTTGAACAAGCTAAAATTACTAAGCTAACCTTAACAACATGCATGTCAGAGTCACGAGCAGAAAAACGCAGAGAATAAACCACGTTCAGTTTTCTTCTTGTTTCCATCGACAAAACTATTTTTTGGTGCTCCTGCACTTTttcaatcttctcttcttcttctttagtttTTCAATCTTCTTCAGAGAAAACAAAATCCACAAAACCAGATcgaaaaactaaatcaaaatttAGGTCAAatcgaaaaacaaaatcaaaaccaaacccaGATCTGTTTTTTGTTGAAGTGAAAAAATGGTTACTAATCGATAAATTAAACGAATAATTATCGAAGAAATTACAGAAGAAAGTGTTATACCATCAAAAAGTAGAAGAAAAATtgttgatgattcaccaacaacaaaaaccaaacaaaaaccTGCTGCTAATTCACCAACAAAAAGGAGTATGACTAAAGTTGTTACTCCACCAGCAACACCGAAAAAAGGTAAAACTTATGTACTACATATCTCTATTCATGTACTACATATCTCTATTCATTTGTTGTTTTTATGCCTACATATTGGTATGCACGAACTGAGTATTGTAATGGATTTACTTTTGTTCATTAGACACTACATATTGCTATGTATGTATGAACTAGTATTTGTGTACATATTGGTATGCAAATCTCATATGTTGATATTATATCCAAACACTACATATGGGTGTGTAGTTGTGTATACCAATTTTACAACAATTGATATTATGTGTAGTCTAGGAATTACTGGTTTGGTGCTGCTGGTGGAGTAACATACAGATTAGTTGTGGACTAAacatgaaatttgatgatgtacatatcattatgtactgTATAAACCACCTAGGTTATGAATATGTACATCATTTATAGATGTAGTACATGTTATTATGCTTATTCAAGCATAAAAGAAACATTACATAGcaatatgtactgctggatagtTAGATTAGTGTTTTGTGTATGATATAACATTACTTAGATTTGTAGTTGCAGTACATATCATTTCGAGCATAAAACCAAATATGTATTGGATAGTTAGATTAATGTTTTCTGTATGATCTAGCCGTATATATTGATGTGTGCTatgtaaaaaaatagaaaagatataaaccagtacatattgacatgtaccaATATGTACTACCTTGTGAAAGAAAAAATGTTTTGTGCTTTGTTATTTTAATCCAACAATATTTTTGGTTCTTGTTGGTGCATATATCTCATCATTTTCAGTATATATATTCTGCAGTTTCTTTAAGAAGAGTTTGGGTTTACATTGCTCCCCAGAGGAATGGTGATGAAGATGCAAAGGAAGAAGTCTCATCAACTATTGATTTTGATACGTAGTCATTATTGCTTTAAATAATGCGGTACCTTGTTTTTCTTCTATGGATTTTTGCCTTCATATTTCAAGTTCTCAAATTACTATGAGCACCACCTCTGTTTCCAAAACATATGCAAGTTGCGAGCATTCTAGAAGGTGTACGTCGAGGTTGTATTAAGAGTACCATGTATGTATCAACATTTGTTGAATATAATCATATAGTACGTATTATAATGTACTAATTTATCATGTTGTACGCATTGCGATGTACTCATTTTTCCAGTATAGTCTTGTTGTACGTATTATGATGTACTCATTTTTCCAGTATAATCATGTTGTACGTATTGTGATGTACTCATATTTACAATACATATTGTCATGTACTGATTTTTCCTATATAATCCTGCAATACATATTGTCATGTACTGATTTTTCCTGTATAATCCTGCAATGCATATTGTGTTGTAATGAAAAAGCTAGTTAAAGCGCAGGCTCCATATACATGTTGTTTGTGGGTTCATATTGTATTGCAAAACCTGACGCATATAAAAAAATTGGAACTTAAACTTGAAATTTTTCAATACAAATGGTTCTGGAAAAAAAAGAGAACTAAATGTGTTTCAATACTTCTTGTAGTACTACAACATATTAGTCGTATGACTTAGTATAAAAGACTAATAAAAGAGTATGAACTTTAAATACTTGCAGTACATATCTGCCAGTACTGTAAAACCTGGTATACATAATAAAATTTTGCAAGAAACATATATAACTTAACGAACTTTAGTACATATTGAGAAAAAACTtggtacatatcgatatgtactggAAAAAAACGCAGTACATATCGATATTTACTGAGTAAAACCAtagtatatatgtatatatactgTGTATCCGACTCTTCAATTTGATGAGATAATTCCGCCGATCCCTCTCCCTGCCTTGACGCCTACAAGTCTGCTAACCCCAAAGGACTTCTCTGTTGCATCTCTAGCGACCATAACATTTCCTTATTGAATTTTCCACCACAGATTGTCTTATTTTCAACCAACGCATGCTTTCAACTGCCAAAGATATATAAGACTCTTCAAGTTGATTTCTCCAGTCTCTCTATCTCTCATCCTTGATGCACGTAAGTCCTCTAACCTCAATGACTTGTCTGCTGCATCTCCATTGGCCATAGATGCAGCTATTATTTCTTCTTTGAATttgagatttttctcagactccgtAGCTTGTTTCATTTCATCCAACTCATGTCGCGGAACTGTCAACTGCCAAAGACATGATAAAAACTATAAACTTACCCATTCAGAACTTAATCACTCAATGAAACCCTGGTACATAATGATATGTACCGACTGCAACCTTTGTACATATTGATAAAGAATAATTAATTTCAGTATCACGACTATTGTTGCTTTAAATTCAGTGTAATGAAATGACAAAGCAACATAATCCCTAGAATCACACAACAAGTCAGTTGCGGCTACTAATTTACATGCTTGACAATGAGAAAATGGTTTGACTATGTTCAAGTTGTTCTTTATTTTAGAGGGTATGCAGGTTAAATTTTCAAATGTTTAACGGCTAATGTCATACGTGTTATCCTAAAATGGCAGTTGTCTCTAAGATACCTGAAAGTATTTCCTTCAAGACTTCTGGCAGTAAGTAGCTCAAGTGGAGCTAGATGTGATCCTTCATCGGTCCTGTATACAATTGGCAGCACAGTCAGAGAACGcaacaaatcaaaacaaaaaacaatataCAAACAGTACATACAAATATGTATTGCGATATCAGTACATGCAATATGTACTGCAAAATCGCTACAGATAATCTAAACACTATACATAAGAAGTAGTAAATGATTGTGTTTTATCTATGTAACAGATCTAGTCTGATAGAACTGAAGTTCCCACTGAAAGTATATAACCCAATAGTATCAAGCAATTTATGTACTCTATAAAAAACACGAGATGCTCATTTCCTTCTTATATGGTTCCCATAACTCTATAAACCTACATGTTTTAATGGACTCGTTTAATTTCTATAAACCTACTGTAACTTCAAATCAGTTAACACATTATAAGCAACAATTTGCAAAGTTTTATAAGGGAATGAATCTCATACAATATAGCAGATTATAAAAATTGGAAACCAACAAATTTCTAAATAgattcaaaattaaaaaaatcagtaCATCTATAGATATGTATTGAAGAAAACAAGAACTGAAAACCCAGTACATATTGATGTGTACCAAGTGATATGTACCCATTATTGTATATGATTCCAATAGTGAATATCGACATGTACCCAATATTGTATAATTCTAACAACGGATATTAGAATGATTCAACAGGAAAATAAAATGAGGATAACTTATTAAAGAAAATAGTCTCAAAGTTACTGAGAAATGAAAGATTatgagggggcgctgccccctcgacccccgtaaacCAATGGTACACAATCAGAATATGTACCtatcattataaaaaaaaatgtttaggTCGAGAAAGAACTGCTAGATCTAATTCATAATAAGAAGCAACCCCATTTTCACAAATCCAAGGATGAcctgacataagaaagaaaataaagaaagtgaatcaaaagatgaaaataatagtacATATCAATTTTACCAGATAAAATGCAACATAGTCATCTCACTTCTTTCATATGTGTATTCCATACACTATTGAACTATCATGCTTCTTAGAAAAGCAAAACACATCATAGTATCTAAGCAATGTTTGTTTTCTATCCCAAATATACCAAATAATAGCAACCCGATATCAGCAACATAATATGTACTATTGTAGGAGTATCAAACATCTTATGGATACACAAAAGACAAACAAAATCTTATTATCTGCAAAATGCAAATAAATATGTGTACTGATTTTTTTACATCAACACTAACAAATATGTATTGATTCAAGTGTTATACTGTACACAAAATAGATCTCACAAAAAAACATattacaatacatattaatatgtattgtatATAGGatcatacaaaaaatataaaagaatggAAATCATGATTACCTGTAAACAAAAATGGACATAAAATAAATAGAAGAATCAAAATAGTCATTCCACATCGTATAAAGCCACATACCAAAGAATAAATAACCtgaaattttataaaaaaaaacctattaaatattgatatgtactatgaGAAAACCTAGTAGATATCAATATGTACCGACTGAAAACCTAGTAGATTGACACCCACCTATGATACTCTAACAATTAGTCGAAACGTTCCATTATTGTGTCTTTAAGACAGTAGAACTTCACACTCTACCAAGCACATAGCCccatttccttaaatttcaaGGAATAACATTGCTTAAAAGTAAGAATATAGACATATAAAGTTCTCAATCACATGATTTTCATAACTCATACGATATGCATAAACGACTAAAATTAGTACGAATAAAAGTAGTAATATGTACCCAAAGTATATGTATCGATGATCATTTCCCTGCAGTACATCAAAAGCATAGTTCATTTCCTTTCCGGTACATCAAAATATGTACTCAattgacaaaaaaaaacaaatctgtaTAACAAATAAATAACATACTAAATAGATAGATAGTCTATCACTAGTTATCCTGCAAAATGGTACCAGTGCATTTCAGCATCCGTTAATCAGAGAGATATAACCCCACAATCAAGAAAAGCATCAACAAGACTAAAAGCATACAAAATTACCAATTGAAGCAAGAAATATTTGCATAGTTTCCCACCCAAATGAAGCAAAAAACACTTGCGCAGTTGTGTTTGTTTGATATCCAAATTTATATAAAAATCAATGATTATTTACCTATATCCGAGCAACTTTTTCTTGTCTAGTCAAGTTTCACTAAATCTCTTTTCATCTGCCTCAAACTCACTTATCCTTTGTTCTTCAATAGCTTTATACAAACAGTACGTGCAAATATGTACTTCAAAATCGCTACAGAAATATGTGTAGCGTCAACGAATATTTTGTCTAAAAATCAAACTTACTTCTATTgatcaaaagaagaataaaaaaaattaactaaccGACCTATCAAGTAAACACAAAAATGTTCAAATTAACTCAATAAAGCACCATTAAAACATATtgtcaaaaccaaatcaaaacgaCGATTTAATGAACAAAAATAGGTCGATTACAAAATCAGAttctaaaaaatcaacaaaattgattaaaacacGAACAAAAACGGGATTAAATCATGAAATTGTACCATGTGCATCATAGAAAATCGATTATTTACTAATCGAGAAAGAGAACAAcggaaaaaaaatcttcaaaattATGAAACCGAGTTGATCataatgaacaaaaaaaaatttagagaaTATAAGAGATTATAGCAAAATACCCGGAGATTGGAGCAAACTACATGAGCTAAACCCTCGAAATTTAAGATAAACAGCAGGAGCAGAGAGAATTCAGATCTGAGatgaagaacaaaaaagaaagaagcagaacttgatttgattttagttGTCGTTGCAGCAGGGTAatttaggaaaaaaataaaaaggatatTAGGGACTTGCGAGTAATTGTTTTCTGGCGCTGGACTATACAGTAACCGGTTTTCCCTATAGTGGATTAAATAGTAATTCCTAGAATATGTTTTTATGTTCAACGGCAGATGCAATTTACATTAATTCAATTCGCAACATGATgtggtttatagatagtggtaaaagtggttcgattctcagacttgcgaaggataaaatatagacttaaattctaaaacta
The nucleotide sequence above comes from Papaver somniferum cultivar HN1 chromosome 8, ASM357369v1, whole genome shotgun sequence. Encoded proteins:
- the LOC113301708 gene encoding inactive poly [ADP-ribose] polymerase RCD1-like, producing the protein MDVRSAKVLGNGQTIVVDLKRKRAAQCAAQFTGAARMAARQFPALSPPKRLRKRTRSSGCKNSCGSHFKKSLLKNYSNFMKSGLPQRLMYYNGDWADFPEGFIGLVKEDFRVKKAAIEVEFKGQRSVLDFLHMVQIDLKTGLQNPIAWIDEEGSCFFPELYTDANELHDCAQAANEKDGTYFYSEPNGMREIKLQLEIELTGVDSSKMVECIEESNTYVKRLKVDGKPVSKHYEMEQDDNIDNIADLKEVIGENKLPDATSNWQNASLESMQGKLSLDSVQHMFLEGMGSSFCAQNILEMRRGSSISALARLELFQKQIEITRKYRGNANVRFAWLASSKEASSRILTHGLGMDGLVSMGGLAKTKPTYGFGVNLSADVSSSYNDVDENGVQYMLLCRVIMGNMELVQPGSEQFHPSSENFDSGVDDLQDPKHYIIWNVNMNTHIFPEYVISFKAPFVEKGQVVSTCRVDVSGVTNSRVDGSGVTNSASYQHQVQHSSPVNSVVDIHHHVHQIPSKLPTVGLTAPKVPNSPWMPFPMLFAAVKDKVLPKDMDSINLFYDQFKKKMISRDELVQKLRWIVGDPLLRSTIISLQKSKPHSSTPTGELAVKKMDQK